CCCGTCGGCGTGCCGAAGGCCCAGTCGCCCTCGGTCGTCCAGCCCGGGTCGGTGTCGAGGGTCCACACATACTGCTGCTGCGGGTCTCCGACGACGAGCATGACGTCGCGCGTCGCGTCACCGGTGCCGTTCGTGAGGTTCCGGAACATCACGGTCGCGCGATACACACCCTCCGCGAGCGCGTCGGCGTTGGCGTTGACCTCGACCGTCACGCCGGCCGTGTCGCCGGGCGCGAGCGTTCCGCTCCGGCTGCCCGAGAGCGTCAGCCAGTCGACCCACGGGTCGGCGAGGATCTCGTAGTCGATCGGCGATGCGCCCTTCCACGTGAACGCGTAGTCCTTCGACGGCGGCGAGAACGGCCCGCCGGCGCCGCCTTCCGAGCGGAGTCCGTCGTCAGGCCAGACCGTCATGCCGGTCTTGATGGTCAGGGCCTTGATGCAGAAGTTGGCCGTGTGGTCCCACCAGTAGCCGCTGTCGTAGTCGTAGAGATCCAGCCACCGGCCGCTCGAGCGGTAGAAGCTCTCCCCGGCTGACGCGGACGACTCGACTGTGACGCGGTACTTCGCTCCGAGGAGCACCGGCACGTCGGACGAGCGGTCGAACGGGTGGCCTCCGTGTGAGAGCGAGACCTTGACGTAGAAGTCCTCACCGGTCTCGAACTCGACCGGTGTGTCCAGCTCGACGGTGTGGAACCCGCGGTACTGGAACGTCCCCGACGCGTTCGACAGCGGAACCGAGAGCGTGCTGTCCTCGAAGGCGTCGTAGACCGTGACCGTGTAGTCCACCGTGTCGGCCGCCGTGAAGAAGCTGACCGCCTGGAGCATCTCGGTGTCCTCGGTGACGAACGCATTCATCGCTTCGCCGACGTCGGTCATCGTGTCCCGCCAGCCGTGGTAGTCGTGGTAGTAGATCTGGTCGTATGCGATCGGCTCGACGTCGTAGAAGCTGACGGCGCCCATTTCGGAGTGCTGTCCGGCGCACTTGTCGTAGTACGAGATCCAGAAGTACCCCATGTCACCCCAGCTCGAGCCCCAGCTGTTCTTGCAGAGCCACGCGCCGTTGTCCGGCGCGATCGTGATCTTGTCGTCGTCCCATCCGACGATGGCCACCGCGTGGTTCGGCTGGAGTTCCGAGGACGGCGGCTGGTAGTGCGTGTTGCCGGCCATGAACTGGCTGTCGTAGCAGAGCGCCGTCCCCATCACGCCGTAGTCCATCACGGCCTGCTTGATGCGGTCGATCGAGGAGAGGTCGGCTCCGGCCTCGTGCCACTCGACGTGCCTCGGATAGTAGATGTGGTACGACTCGAGCCACCGGTCGGGAGGAGTGGTGTACGACTGGCCGTCGATGTTTCTGACGGCCCCCTCACCGCGGGAGAGGTAGGCCGTCGTGACCATGTAGTCGCCGCCCATGTGGACCTCGAGCCCGTACCCGGAGGGCGGCGAGATGTCGTCGTTGTTGTGCTCGTTGAATCCGTTCCACCAGTCGAGATGATACTCGGCGAGGTTGGGCTCCCCGCTCTCACCGTTCGAGGCCCACGCGCCCGTGATGAGGAGATTGCCCTCGAGGGCCGCCATAGCGCCGAACGTCCAGCACGTGCCGCCGCTCTGGTTCTTGACCGAGGTGACGTAGTTCTCGCCGTCGACGTCGCGCAGGTCGAACTCCGTGGGGAGCTGGCCCAGGGCGTCGCCCGTGAAGAGGACGAGCGCCGCGGCGACCGACAGGATGAGCGTCCAGCGGAGCAGCACGGGCCATCGGACGGGGAGGGTCACGGTGACCGCGCGGGGCATATGATGGCGTCTCATGAACGACTCCCGAGTAAATGAAGCGCTGTTCGGCAATTATCCAGACAAAAGGGACCGGTTCCCGGGCGGGGCGGTCCCTGGGTACATTCTAGCACAGCATGGGCCTCTGGGCAAGAAACCGGGGGTGCCGGCGGCCCCGGCGCCCTCGCGTGCCCCGTCATCAGGGAGCGGGGAGCACGAGGTCGAAGACCACCGGAAGGTGGTCTGACGCGAGCGCCGTGTCGTTCGGTCGGAGACCGTAGCGCTCGAGCGTCTCCCGCGGAAGGTCCGGGGTCCAGAGCACGAACGAGCGTCCCGCGTCGGCGACGCTGTCGGAGTAGATGATGAAGTCGAGCCGTCCGGGCGCGTAGCTGTCCTCGTCGTTCCGCCAGGTGTAGGCCTCGAGGCCCGTCACATGGAGCGGGAACGCGTCTGCAAGGGCCGTCCCGTCCCAGTCCGGCGTGAAGTCGGGACCGTGCCGCTTCTCGTTCTCGATGTCGCCCCCTCGCAGGGTCCACAGTTGCGCCGCGTCGGTGACGAGGTTCATGTCGCCGGCGACGACGATGGTTGTGCCCGGCTCAACCGGCTCCACACCATCTCGGACCTCGTCCCGCTCCGGTCTCAGCCGCCGCAGCCACGCCATGATGACGTCGAACTCCTCCTGCCGCTCGTCGGTTCTTCCGCAGCAGGGAGGGTGCGCGCTCACGATCGAGAGGTCGGTGGCGTAGCGCTCATCAGGCAGGTCGACGAGTGCCCAGACGTTCTCGTCCACCGGCCCGAGGACCCTCGAGCGGCGCACCGCGTAGCGGCTGACGATGAAGCAGTCGCTCCCGCCGACGGCGTGCCAGGGCCCGCCGCCCAGGAACGACGCAACGGTCTCTTCGAGCGCCGCCGCATCGTGGCGGTAGACCTCCTGGAAGCAGATGACGTCGGGCTCGATCGCCGAGAGGATCCGTCGGAAGTGCACGGGTCGCTCGAAGAGCCCATCGAAGAGCACATTGTACGTGAGGACGCGCAGGTGATCGGGCGCGAGGCGCTCGAGCCGACCCTCGGCGGGCTCCGGCGATGACGACTCGCGCAGCGTGTAGTCGAGTGCCGCGAACCGGTCCGGAGCGACATCGCCGTCCTCACCGTCCCGGAGGATGAGACGGACGGTGCCCGGCCCGAGCACACGGATCCCCGCGGCCCTGAAACCGCGCTCGAACGACACCTCGAAACGATCGGACGAGACGGTCGGACCCTGGCGCAGCCCGACGTCCGCCTGCCGGAGCCGTTCCTTCCCGGAGGGACCGAACACGACGCCTTCCCGGGAGCCGAAGTGCCACTCGAAGTCGATGCCGAGACCATTGAGCGCGCGTCCCGTCGTCGCGTCGTTGTCGAGCTCGATCGACAGGACGAGATCACGGGTACCCTGGAGGTTGATTTCGCGGCCGGTTTCGAAGTAGACGTGGAGGCGATCCTCGTTGCTCCAGAGCTTCACCTCGCCGAAGTCGATGCCGGAGGCGCCGCCGTCTCCCGGCGCGTCGGTCCAGTCGGGCGTGACGGCCTCCCAGTCGTCGAATGAGCCGTCGATGACGATGACGGGGCCCCCTTCGCTTGCGGGCGCGGCGTTCGCGGACAACGTTGCGGTAAGGGCCGCAAGGAACGCGACCATGACTGAGTGGCCTCGATGTGTATAATGGCTCATACGACAGCTCCCTTGTTCCCGGGTCCTTGAACCTCCGATGAGCTTACCCGGGGGTGTGTCCCGAGGGCAAGCGGGACGTGCGTTGGAGGGCGTGACGAGGAGTTCATGAAGCGCGCCGGGTTCGTTCTCATGGCGGCGCTGGCCGTTCACGACCGCGATGCCCGCGACCGAGACTTCGAATCACTGCTTCCGCTCATCGTCAGAGCATCACGAGACGAGCGGAAGTACGTCAGAAAGGCCGTGAACTGGGCCCTGAGACAGATCGGGAAACGCAGCATCGGACTCAACCGGAAGGCGGTCGGCACCGCGAAGAGGATAGGCTGGATCGACTCGAAGAGCGCGCGGTGGATCGCATCGAACGCGCTCCGCGAACTCGAGAGCGACGCCGTGAAGGAGAGACTGGAGAAGCGCCGCGCGCGTGCACGGACGCGGCGATAAGCTCGTTCTACGAAGAGGAGGCTCACACGATGAGACGCACACTTCTGCTGACGCTCGCCCTGCTCGTCGCGCTCGCCGCGCCCGGTACGGCCGGGTTCAAGATCGAGCAGACGATGTCGGGCATGGACGAACAGGCCGTGATCTTCGTCGACGCGAACCGTATCAAGATAGAGAGCGGCCAGGAGGTCATCTTCAACATCGAGGACAACATACTCTACATGCTCGTCCCCGAGCGCCAGATCTACTGGAGCGGCACGCCCGAGGAACTCGTCACATCCATCAGATCCGCCATGGAGAGCGCCATGGAGGGCATGCTGGCACAGGTGCCGGAGGACCAGCGCGACCAGTACCGGGAGCAGATGAAGAGCATGGGGATGTTCGTCCCCGGCGAGGATGACGGCGAGGCCGAGGAGCACGATGTCGCGATCGAGAAGACCGGGAACGCGGAGGAGATCGCGGGGTACGCGACCGAGGAGTACCAGATCCTCGTCGACGGCGAGCTCGTCGAGAAGGTCTGGATGGCCGACGACGTGCCGGTCTCCGATGAGATCGACCTCAAGCGGTTCGCCGAGTACGCAGCCGCGATGAAGCAGTTCTCAGGCGAGTACGCCTACGAGACGAGTGACGAGTACCTCAGCCGGATGGCGTCGGGATATCCGATGCGGACGCAGCCGTTCCGCCAGGGCCAGGAGGGCCCCGAGACCGAGGTGACCGCGCTCATCGAGATGGACGTGCCCGACGCGAAGTTCGAGGTTCCCGAGGGCTACGAGAAGGTGACGCTGATGGAGCTCCAGGGCGGCATGGGCGCTCCGCGGGGCGGCGCGCAGGCACCCGGCACGGCGCCTCCGCCGCAGGCCCCGGGCATGCCGTAGCGTCCGGGAGGCCCGTTGATCCGCATCACCCGAAGCATCTCCCTGGACGAGTCCGAGCTCGAGGAGCGGTTCATCCGCTCCCCGGGCCCGGGCGGTCAGAACGTCAACAAGGTTGCGTCCGCCGTTCAGCTGCGTCTGGACGTCGAGGGTTCGAGGTCGCTGCCCGACCGCGTGAAGGACCGTCTCCGCTCCCTCGCCGGCCAGCGCATGACCGACGACGGCGTCCTCATCATCGAGGCCAGACGGCACCGCTCGCAGCACCGGAACCGCGAGGACGCCCTCGAACGACTGGTCGCGCTCATCAGGAAGGCCGCGCGGCCCGGGAAGAAGCGGAAGGCGACGAAACCCACGAAGGCATCGCGCAAGCGCCGCCTCGAACAGAAGCGCCGGCACTCGCAGAAGAAACGGGCGCGCCGCAAGCCGATCCCGCGCCCGGATGAGTAGGTCTCTCGCGGCGGCCGACCGGCTGCCCGGCAACCGACTTGCGTCCGGAGGCAGGCCATGAAGCGCACGAAGGTCGTCTGTACCCTGGGGCCGGCCAGCTCGTCGCGCGAGACCATCGCCGCGATGATCGAAGCGGGCATGGACGTCGCGCGGCTCAACTTCTCACACGGGGAGCGGGAGGACCACGGCTCGGTGCTCGAGCTCGTCCGCTCGGTCGCGGCCGACCTCGGCCGGAACGTCGCAGTCCTTCAGGACCTCGCCGGCCCGAAGACGAGGATCGGACCGATCAGGGAGGGGCAAGTCGTCCTCCGGTCAGGGGACCGCTTCGTGCTGACGTCGCGCGATGTGCCCGGAGACGACCGCTCCGTCTCGCTGACCTACAGGGAGCTTCCCGGGGATGTGAGCCCCGGGGACAGGCTGCTCCTGGCCGACGGCACCATCGAGCTCAGGGCCGAGGACGTGTCGGGCGAGGAGATCACGACAACGGTCGTGGTCGGCGGTCCCCTGAGTTCCCACAAGGGCATCAACCTGCCCGACAGCTCGATCCAGGCACCGATACTCTCCGAGAAGGACCGGGCCGATCTCGAGTACGGCCTCGACGCAGGCGTCGACTACGTCGCGCTCTCGTTCGTGAGGACCGCGGACGATGTACGTGAGGCCCGCGAGCTCGTCGACCACCACGAGGGGACGGCGAAGCTCATCGCCAAGATCGAGAAACACGAGGCCGTCGACAACATCGACGCCATCATCGAGCTTGTAGACGGCGTGATGGTCGCGCGTGGGGACCTCGGCGTCGAGATCCCCGTGGAGGACGTGCCGACAGTTCAGAAGCGGATCGTCGAGAAGACGAACCGTGCCGGCAAACCGGTCATCACGGCGACCCAGATGCTGACCTCGATGGTAACGAGCCCCCAGCCGACGCGCGCCGAGGTCTCCGACGTAGCGAACGCGATCCTGGACGGAACCGACGCCGTCATGCTGTCCGAGGAGACTGCTGTGGGGTCGCATCCCGCGGCCGCGGTGGCCGTGCTGAGCAAGGTCGCCGCCGCGCAGGAGCGCGTCTTCCCATACACCGCGTGGACGCGGCGAATGGCCGAGGGCTCCGACATGAGTCCCGACGAGGCGGTGGCCCACTCGGCCTGCCGGATCGCTGAGGAGATCGGCGCGGCCGCGATCATCACGTTCACGAAGTCGGGCAGCACGACCCGCCTCGTGGCCAAGTATCGTCCCGAGCAGCCGATCCTCGCGATGACGCCCGACGAGGCCACGGTCAGGCGGCTCGCCCTCGTGTGGGGCGCCGTCCCGATTCTGACCGGTCCGGCCGACGACGCCGGTGACATCGAGCATGAGGCCCTGGGTCTCGCGCTCGAGAGCGGCCTCGTCAAGCCCGGCGACCGCGTGCTCATCACCGCGGGGCTTCCGCTCTATGTGCCGGGCACAACGAACCTGATCAAGATATCGACGACCGAGGGCGCGTCCCGGTGACCGCGGGCCGCGCTGTGTCATCTGGAAGGTCATGAGGAAGGCCGCCGCGTCCGTTCCGTCGGGCGGGAGCTGAGCCCCGGGGCGCCGGACGCGGCCCGGTTCATCCGGAAGGGGAAGGAACGATGCGCTGGATCTCTCTTCTCGTTGCCGCGGTCCTGGCGGCCGCACCGTTCGCACACGCGTTCGCGGAGCCCGTCGAGCCGATGCCGACCGACAGTGTCTACCGCGTGCCGTCCCAGGAGCTGGTCGATATCATCGACGCTCCGAAGACGCCGCACGCCTACTTCTCGCCGGACCGGGACTGGATGCTGCTGCGTGAGCGGCCGAGCTACCCGTCCATCGAGGAGCTGGCGGAGCCCGAACTCCGGCTCGGCGGCATGCGCTTCAGTCCCGTGACGAACGCGCCCACGAGGACCTGGTCGTACAACGGCTTCCTGTTCGTGCGGATCGAGGATGGGGAGGAGCGGCGCGTCACCGGTCTGCCGGACGACGGGCGGTTCGAGAACGTCGTCTGGTCGCCCGACAGCAGGAGCATCGCGTTCACCAACACGACATCGGACGGCGTCGAGCTCTGGACGGCCGACCTCGAGAGCGCCGAGGCGAGGCGCGTGACCGGGCCGGTCCTCAATCTCGTCGCCGGCACGGCCCCGACGTGGATCCCCGGCACCAAGATGCTTCTGGCCACCCTCGTTCCGGAAGGGCGCGGCGATCCGCCGCCGGCGCCCGCGGCGCCCAACGGCCCGGTCATCCAGCAGAACCTCGGGCGCGTCGCGCCCGCCCGCACGTACCAGGACCTTCTTGAGAACGAGCACGACGCGGAGCTCTTCGAGCACTACATGGCGTCGGAGCTCGCTCGGGTCTCGCTCGCCGGGGGCATCGAGCCGCTCGCCGGACCGTCGCTCGTCTGGGACTTCTCGCCGTCGCCCGACGGGCGCTACGTGCTGCTTCAGACCCTGCACCGGCCCTTCTCGTATCTCGTCGGTGCGTGGCGGTTCCCCGTGCGAATCGAGGTCATTGACTCAGACGGAGACGTGGTGCACGAGGTGGCCGACCTTCCTCTCCGGGACGACATCCCGATCGCCCGGGGCAGCGTGGCCACGGGTCCGAGGAACGTCATCTGGCGCGCCGATGCCCCGGCGACGCTCTCGTGGCTCGAGGCCCAGGACGGCGGGGACGCCGCGAGGGATGCGGAGATACGCGACATCCGCTACCAGCTCGAGGCGCCGTTCGACGACCCGCCCGACCCGCTGGCCACCTTCTCGCTGCGCGCCGGCGGCATCTACTGGGGACACGACGGCCTGGCCATCGCGACCGAGTGGTGGTGGCCGACGCGGTCCATCCGCTGGTGGCGCATCGAGCCGGGCAACCCCGACGAGGAGCCGACGCTTCTCAGGGAGTACTCCTGGGAGGACAGCTACAACGATCCCGGAGAGCCCGTTCAGACGAGAACGTCCTCGGGGAGACAGGTCCTTCTGACGGCCGACGATGCTCAGACCGTCTACCTCATCGGTCAGGGCGCCTCGCCGGAGGGGAACAGGCCGTTCCTCGACTCGTTCAACACCATTACGGGGGACACGTTCCGTCACTTCCGCTCGAGCGCGCCGTACTACGAGGAGCCCAGCATCGTCCTGGGCAAGGACGCGCGGCTCGTCGTGACGCGCAGAGAGGCCGTCGACGAAGTGCCGAACTACTTCCTGAGGGACCTCGCGACCGGCGAGGTCCGACAGCTCACCGCGTTCGAGGACCCGACCCCGTTCCTGAGGAATATCCAGAAGGAGATCATCCGCTACGAGCGCGAGGACGGCATCGCGCTCAACGGGACGCTCTATCTGCCGGAGGGCTATTCGCCCGAGGAGGACGGGCCTCTGCCGATGCTCATCTGGGCGTATCCCAGGGAGTTCCGGAGCGCCGACGCGGCCGGACAGCTCGACGACTCGCCCTACCGGTTCGACTGGCTGGGCTGGTACTCGTCGGTCGTCTGGCTGACGCAGGGGTTCGCCGTTCTCGACGGTCCATCGATGCCGATCATCGGCGAGG
This is a stretch of genomic DNA from Candidatus Effluviviaceae Genus V sp.. It encodes these proteins:
- a CDS encoding T9SS type A sorting domain-containing protein; its protein translation is MRRHHMPRAVTVTLPVRWPVLLRWTLILSVAAALVLFTGDALGQLPTEFDLRDVDGENYVTSVKNQSGGTCWTFGAMAALEGNLLITGAWASNGESGEPNLAEYHLDWWNGFNEHNNDDISPPSGYGLEVHMGGDYMVTTAYLSRGEGAVRNIDGQSYTTPPDRWLESYHIYYPRHVEWHEAGADLSSIDRIKQAVMDYGVMGTALCYDSQFMAGNTHYQPPSSELQPNHAVAIVGWDDDKITIAPDNGAWLCKNSWGSSWGDMGYFWISYYDKCAGQHSEMGAVSFYDVEPIAYDQIYYHDYHGWRDTMTDVGEAMNAFVTEDTEMLQAVSFFTAADTVDYTVTVYDAFEDSTLSVPLSNASGTFQYRGFHTVELDTPVEFETGEDFYVKVSLSHGGHPFDRSSDVPVLLGAKYRVTVESSASAGESFYRSSGRWLDLYDYDSGYWWDHTANFCIKALTIKTGMTVWPDDGLRSEGGAGGPFSPPSKDYAFTWKGASPIDYEILADPWVDWLTLSGSRSGTLAPGDTAGVTVEVNANADALAEGVYRATVMFRNLTNGTGDATRDVMLVVGDPQQQYVWTLDTDPGWTTEGDWAFGTPTGGGGEWGFPDPTSGATGSNVYGYNLSGDYPNDLPPRSLTTTAIDCSDCFATSLKFQRWLGVEHPQYDEASISVSADGSSWTTVWQNDMEITDYGWQSVELDISSVADGEPTVYVRWTMGPTDSGWQYCGWNIDDIEIWGLGEGVVTGIDEPVAGRTFRLNAPTPNPFNPQTTLSFSLSQAGPVRLTVHDLSGRVVATLIDGSREAGDHRAVWRGRDDTGAAVASGVYFARLETAGEADMRKMVMLK
- a CDS encoding DUF4412 domain-containing protein, whose product is MRRTLLLTLALLVALAAPGTAGFKIEQTMSGMDEQAVIFVDANRIKIESGQEVIFNIEDNILYMLVPERQIYWSGTPEELVTSIRSAMESAMEGMLAQVPEDQRDQYREQMKSMGMFVPGEDDGEAEEHDVAIEKTGNAEEIAGYATEEYQILVDGELVEKVWMADDVPVSDEIDLKRFAEYAAAMKQFSGEYAYETSDEYLSRMASGYPMRTQPFRQGQEGPETEVTALIEMDVPDAKFEVPEGYEKVTLMELQGGMGAPRGGAQAPGTAPPPQAPGMP
- a CDS encoding aminoacyl-tRNA hydrolase, translating into MIRITRSISLDESELEERFIRSPGPGGQNVNKVASAVQLRLDVEGSRSLPDRVKDRLRSLAGQRMTDDGVLIIEARRHRSQHRNREDALERLVALIRKAARPGKKRKATKPTKASRKRRLEQKRRHSQKKRARRKPIPRPDE
- the pyk gene encoding pyruvate kinase, with translation MKRTKVVCTLGPASSSRETIAAMIEAGMDVARLNFSHGEREDHGSVLELVRSVAADLGRNVAVLQDLAGPKTRIGPIREGQVVLRSGDRFVLTSRDVPGDDRSVSLTYRELPGDVSPGDRLLLADGTIELRAEDVSGEEITTTVVVGGPLSSHKGINLPDSSIQAPILSEKDRADLEYGLDAGVDYVALSFVRTADDVREARELVDHHEGTAKLIAKIEKHEAVDNIDAIIELVDGVMVARGDLGVEIPVEDVPTVQKRIVEKTNRAGKPVITATQMLTSMVTSPQPTRAEVSDVANAILDGTDAVMLSEETAVGSHPAAAVAVLSKVAAAQERVFPYTAWTRRMAEGSDMSPDEAVAHSACRIAEEIGAAAIITFTKSGSTTRLVAKYRPEQPILAMTPDEATVRRLALVWGAVPILTGPADDAGDIEHEALGLALESGLVKPGDRVLITAGLPLYVPGTTNLIKISTTEGASR
- a CDS encoding prolyl oligopeptidase family serine peptidase, producing MRWISLLVAAVLAAAPFAHAFAEPVEPMPTDSVYRVPSQELVDIIDAPKTPHAYFSPDRDWMLLRERPSYPSIEELAEPELRLGGMRFSPVTNAPTRTWSYNGFLFVRIEDGEERRVTGLPDDGRFENVVWSPDSRSIAFTNTTSDGVELWTADLESAEARRVTGPVLNLVAGTAPTWIPGTKMLLATLVPEGRGDPPPAPAAPNGPVIQQNLGRVAPARTYQDLLENEHDAELFEHYMASELARVSLAGGIEPLAGPSLVWDFSPSPDGRYVLLQTLHRPFSYLVGAWRFPVRIEVIDSDGDVVHEVADLPLRDDIPIARGSVATGPRNVIWRADAPATLSWLEAQDGGDAARDAEIRDIRYQLEAPFDDPPDPLATFSLRAGGIYWGHDGLAIATEWWWPTRSIRWWRIEPGNPDEEPTLLREYSWEDSYNDPGEPVQTRTSSGRQVLLTADDAQTVYLIGQGASPEGNRPFLDSFNTITGDTFRHFRSSAPYYEEPSIVLGKDARLVVTRREAVDEVPNYFLRDLATGEVRQLTAFEDPTPFLRNIQKEIIRYEREDGIALNGTLYLPEGYSPEEDGPLPMLIWAYPREFRSADAAGQLDDSPYRFDWLGWYSSVVWLTQGFAVLDGPSMPIIGEGEEQPNDTYVEQLVSSAKAAVDEAVRRGVADPDRVAIGGHSYGAFMTANLLAHSDLFAAGLARTGAYNRTLTPFGFQSEDRTLWEAPEVYFEMSPFMHADTIDEPILIVHGDADSNPGTFPMQSERFYNALKGLGKTARFVLLPHESHSYRARESLLHLMWETEEWLERYVKNRAAGE